The Parashewanella spongiae genome has a window encoding:
- a CDS encoding transposase, whose amino-acid sequence MPILDRTPLNSSDKFDLLLKTIACQVHGAVSSLSDEFNVSRKAVYSAKYAAQSALKCLVTTNDESDVITSVNVDVPHLRRSIVALSITAPNSIRAIEEQIPLIYPGCKVSYGYIQGVIVEAQEQAKLFNEKVSLSAIKSVAIDEMFSQGDPVLAGIDLESGYLFSLSHEQKRDGETWARVLGEAKSQGLSPQHVVKDGAKGIAKGVSMSFEHAEQRDDAFHALYIVGKALRKVERRAYYYIDKEASLEKRLHKDVFDTEKKQQAMVDFLGVQAKCEQAIEQYESGTKSRNHLHQALTSISMKTGSLMTKKQAEALLTKAVDGLKNTEHKDGITAARYIKNRLKGLTLATQALHEKLLKLGELYPQECVEVACRFSERKRQLRKAKPWKIARYQKELVGSYQWLRLRLGKSASELMLQVEALHQTRHRASSAIEGFNATLRSYLYVRKGVNQGFLELFKAWYNLRSRRWGKHKGTSSYQNITGKKVDDWLTMLNFPPSDLHH is encoded by the coding sequence ATGCCGATACTCGACCGAACACCGCTTAACTCCTCAGACAAATTCGATCTTCTCTTAAAAACTATCGCTTGCCAAGTGCATGGTGCAGTTTCTTCTCTTTCTGATGAATTTAATGTTTCTCGTAAAGCCGTTTACTCCGCTAAATATGCGGCTCAATCGGCACTAAAGTGCCTTGTTACTACCAACGACGAATCTGATGTCATTACATCTGTAAATGTTGACGTACCACATCTTCGCCGTTCTATTGTGGCTTTATCAATCACAGCACCTAACTCTATTCGAGCAATTGAAGAACAAATCCCACTCATTTATCCAGGCTGTAAAGTCAGTTACGGTTACATTCAAGGCGTTATCGTTGAAGCTCAAGAGCAGGCTAAGTTATTTAACGAAAAAGTGTCGCTATCAGCCATAAAGAGTGTGGCCATCGATGAGATGTTCAGCCAAGGTGACCCCGTACTTGCTGGGATAGATCTCGAAAGTGGTTATTTATTTTCACTCTCTCACGAACAAAAGCGTGACGGTGAAACTTGGGCACGAGTTTTAGGTGAAGCTAAATCACAAGGATTATCACCTCAGCACGTCGTTAAAGATGGAGCAAAAGGAATAGCGAAAGGCGTTAGCATGAGCTTTGAACATGCAGAGCAACGTGATGATGCTTTCCATGCGTTGTATATCGTAGGTAAGGCGCTGAGAAAGGTTGAACGTCGGGCGTACTACTACATTGATAAAGAGGCTAGTTTGGAAAAAAGATTGCATAAAGATGTATTCGATACAGAAAAAAAGCAGCAGGCAATGGTTGATTTCTTAGGCGTGCAAGCGAAATGTGAGCAAGCGATTGAGCAATATGAAAGTGGAACGAAAAGCAGAAATCATCTCCACCAAGCTTTGACCAGTATTTCCATGAAAACGGGTAGCCTCATGACGAAAAAACAGGCTGAAGCCTTGCTAACGAAGGCTGTTGATGGCTTAAAAAATACTGAGCATAAAGATGGCATCACCGCTGCTAGATACATAAAAAATCGTTTGAAAGGACTGACATTAGCAACTCAAGCACTTCACGAAAAGTTACTGAAACTTGGCGAACTTTATCCTCAAGAATGCGTTGAAGTGGCTTGTCGCTTCTCTGAACGAAAGCGCCAATTACGAAAAGCTAAACCTTGGAAAATAGCGCGGTATCAGAAAGAATTAGTTGGCAGTTATCAGTGGTTGCGACTCCGTTTAGGCAAGAGTGCCAGCGAACTTATGCTGCAAGTGGAAGCGTTGCATCAAACTCGCCACAGAGCATCAAGTGCCATTGAAGGATTTAATGCCACTCTACGGTCTTACCTTTATGTCCGTAAAGGAGTCAATCAAGGTTTCCTCGAGTTATTTAAAGCTTGGTACAACCTTCGCTCAA
- a CDS encoding transposase translates to MSRFEKLSHVLWHCQYHIVWVPKYRFRILKGRTAIRIFKQFPHIRKKPYWGNHFWAKGYCVDTVGIDAEMIRKYVKYQEKLEKRQERFDF, encoded by the coding sequence ATGAGTAGATTTGAAAAATTATCGCACGTTTTATGGCATTGCCAATATCACATTGTTTGGGTTCCCAAGTATCGATTTAGAATACTAAAGGGCAGAACAGCAATAAGGATATTTAAACAGTTCCCACATATACGGAAAAAGCCATATTGGGGCAATCATTTTTGGGCTAAAGGGTATTGTGTTGATACAGTAGGCATAGACGCAGAAATGATAAGAAAGTATGTCAAATATCAGGAAAAGCTTGAAAAGCGACAAGAAAGATTTGATTTTTAA
- a CDS encoding nuclease-related domain-containing protein, with protein sequence MLPVSDGFQNVTLPTEDGSTQIDHIIVSKFGIFVIETKNMKGWIFGSAHQKVWTQKIFKHTSKFQNPLHQNYKHIKTLQSCLGIEGDNVFSVIIFIGDSHFKTEMPENVTFARGGIEYIKSKNDIVFSDEQVSGFIKQNESGRLQPSIKTNIQHTKHVKEIVRNKNDNKICSRCGSAMVLRKAAKGKNAGNKFWGCSAFPKCRNVVAA encoded by the coding sequence TTGTTACCCGTATCTGATGGGTTCCAAAATGTCACGTTACCAACTGAAGATGGTTCGACTCAGATTGATCATATTATTGTGTCGAAATTTGGCATTTTTGTGATTGAAACTAAAAATATGAAAGGCTGGATTTTTGGTAGTGCTCACCAAAAGGTCTGGACGCAAAAAATCTTTAAGCACACGTCAAAATTTCAAAATCCACTGCATCAAAACTATAAACATATTAAAACACTTCAATCTTGTTTAGGGATTGAAGGTGATAATGTGTTTTCTGTGATTATTTTTATCGGAGATAGTCACTTTAAAACAGAGATGCCTGAGAATGTGACTTTTGCTAGAGGTGGTATTGAATACATCAAGAGCAAAAATGACATCGTTTTTTCAGATGAACAGGTTTCAGGCTTCATCAAACAAAATGAATCAGGTCGATTACAACCGAGTATTAAAACCAACATACAGCACACAAAGCATGTAAAAGAAATTGTTCGTAATAAAAACGATAACAAAATATGCTCAAGGTGTGGTTCTGCAATGGTATTACGTAAAGCGGCTAAAGGTAAAAATGCTGGTAATAAATTTTGGGGATGCAGTGCATTTCCCAAATGTCGGAATGTTGTAGCTGCTTGA
- a CDS encoding GNAT family N-acetyltransferase encodes MNLSLQPITKQNYEAVCELDVTKEQEDNVASNMWSIVESKFNEGYETRAIYQGEEPVGFFMWVKESADKVSIWRFMIDKSHQNKGLGRKALELALNEIKQDSNTKVIEICYDPSNPVAKDFYSSFGFNEVGMDDYNEDMLAVIKLG; translated from the coding sequence TTGAATCTGTCATTACAACCCATAACCAAACAAAACTACGAAGCTGTATGTGAACTTGATGTGACCAAAGAGCAAGAGGATAATGTGGCATCAAATATGTGGTCAATTGTCGAGTCTAAGTTCAATGAGGGTTATGAAACAAGAGCTATATATCAAGGCGAAGAGCCTGTTGGCTTTTTTATGTGGGTAAAAGAGTCAGCTGACAAGGTTTCAATCTGGCGGTTTATGATCGACAAAAGTCATCAAAATAAAGGTCTTGGTCGCAAAGCACTTGAACTCGCTTTGAATGAAATTAAGCAAGATTCTAATACCAAAGTGATAGAGATTTGTTATGACCCAAGCAATCCCGTTGCTAAGGATTTTTATTCCAGTTTTGGCTTCAATGAAGTTGGAATGGATGATTACAACGAAGATATGTTAGCGGTAATTAAATTAGGTTGA
- a CDS encoding zeta toxin family protein, protein MNSLEITEKSICEAKALKKKTAEHMIDLLPEEETPVSVFMAGSPGAGKTETARGIIKRFKSEHEVDIVHIENDELRKEFSDYNGVNSPLFQRASTILVEAIHDRALKKRVSFLLDSTLSSYEKAKSNIQRSLKRERYVLIIFVYQKPDQAWRLVRAREAIEGRRVPPEVFVNQFLNSQYVVTELKKIFQDQIEIMFIEKNIDGSSEKSYTGVSNIDDFLDKKYNRSMLENIVGISESK, encoded by the coding sequence ATGAATAGTCTAGAGATTACAGAAAAATCCATTTGTGAAGCAAAGGCACTTAAAAAGAAAACTGCTGAGCATATGATTGATTTATTGCCTGAAGAAGAAACTCCAGTTTCGGTATTCATGGCTGGCTCTCCAGGAGCAGGTAAAACAGAAACTGCTAGAGGGATCATTAAAAGGTTTAAAAGTGAACATGAGGTGGATATTGTTCATATCGAAAATGATGAACTTAGAAAAGAGTTTAGTGATTACAATGGAGTGAACTCTCCACTTTTTCAAAGAGCATCTACTATTTTAGTTGAAGCTATTCATGATCGAGCATTAAAAAAAAGAGTTAGTTTTTTATTAGACTCGACTCTATCTAGTTATGAGAAAGCCAAAAGTAATATCCAGAGATCACTAAAAAGAGAACGTTATGTTCTAATTATTTTTGTTTACCAAAAACCGGATCAAGCTTGGCGACTGGTCAGAGCTAGAGAAGCCATTGAAGGACGAAGAGTACCTCCTGAAGTATTTGTAAATCAGTTTTTGAACTCACAATATGTCGTAACGGAATTAAAAAAGATTTTTCAAGATCAAATTGAAATCATGTTTATTGAAAAAAACATCGATGGTTCAAGCGAAAAATCATATACGGGAGTAAGCAATATTGACGACTTTCTGGACAAGAAGTACAATCGTTCTATGCTTGAAAATATAGTCGGTATTTCTGAGAGCAAGTGA
- a CDS encoding TOTE conflict system archaeo-eukaryotic primase domain-containing protein, whose translation MPIYSELELIEQQLKDLELQREKLLARKKILLNQPASGKLLSSREKVALFLNLFKGRMEAHALRWQNQSGRSGYSVACHNEWKQGICFKPKVKCSECKHQAFKTLDDNAIHSHLIGKQTVGLYPLLNDNTCWLLAADFDKSDWKEAVSSFRHSCQFYKIYCYIERSRSGNGAHIWIFFETPIPASKARELGFLLLDKAMEFHSGLSFESYDRLFPNQDTIPTGGFGNLIALPLQYHPRQQGNSVFIDESFNQVTEQWQHLLDVKKVSRLHVDQLINEKQPFQTEKLDKKPWELNFAKQSTLIAGCPKDVSVILANRIFIDTKQLPQALLTLLKRTASFSNPVFFKTQALRFSTNGIPRFICLAEKDDGYLSLPRGCIDDVISLFEDNKVVLELEDKRKTGCRLTKLEFQGELRKEQSKAVATLLKHDVGILHAPTAFGKTVTAIGIIHKRKVNTLILVHSRQLLTQWKERLQAFIAGTDIGVIGAGKNKPTQQIDVATYQSLVNRKDNSIDPIIYEYGQIIIDECHHVSAPQYERLLSEVHAKYVLGITATPNRQDGHQPIIFMQAGAIRYTASSEDKKFIKQVNLNKLNLSIPAELQDNGNRPHISKIYRWLATNEERNKAIVEDILIAAKSNRTSIVLTERREHAELLTKMLSEQIVEVKMLHGVMKEKEKQHILNHLDQIQVLVATGKYVGEGFDFPKLDTLFLVLPISWKGALTQYVGRIQRLYTGKEKVIVYDYVESGFPMLERMYKKREKGYEALGFTIYNSDNAEQKPLDLEFK comes from the coding sequence GCTGCAACGTGAAAAGTTACTTGCCCGTAAAAAGATACTTTTAAATCAACCTGCGAGCGGAAAGCTACTTAGCTCTAGAGAAAAAGTTGCTCTATTCTTGAATTTATTCAAAGGAAGAATGGAGGCTCATGCATTACGTTGGCAAAACCAGAGTGGACGATCTGGCTATTCAGTTGCTTGCCACAATGAATGGAAGCAGGGGATCTGCTTTAAACCTAAAGTGAAGTGTAGTGAGTGCAAACATCAAGCATTCAAGACATTAGATGACAATGCCATACACAGTCATTTAATCGGCAAACAAACTGTAGGTCTGTACCCTCTCCTTAACGATAATACTTGCTGGTTATTAGCTGCTGACTTTGATAAATCAGATTGGAAAGAAGCTGTCAGTTCATTCCGCCACTCTTGTCAGTTTTATAAGATCTATTGTTATATCGAACGTTCTCGTTCAGGTAACGGAGCGCACATTTGGATTTTTTTTGAAACACCAATACCTGCCTCTAAGGCTAGAGAGTTAGGATTCTTACTACTTGATAAAGCCATGGAGTTTCATTCAGGTCTTTCATTTGAGTCTTATGATCGGTTATTTCCAAATCAGGACACGATTCCAACCGGAGGGTTTGGTAATCTGATTGCTCTCCCATTGCAATACCATCCAAGACAACAAGGAAACTCAGTTTTCATTGATGAGAGTTTCAACCAAGTTACAGAACAATGGCAGCATTTATTAGATGTAAAGAAAGTTTCTAGATTGCACGTTGATCAATTAATTAACGAAAAACAACCGTTTCAAACAGAAAAACTAGATAAAAAACCATGGGAGCTAAATTTTGCCAAACAATCTACTTTAATTGCAGGCTGCCCTAAAGATGTTTCAGTGATTTTAGCCAATCGTATTTTCATCGACACAAAACAACTTCCTCAAGCTCTATTGACTCTACTGAAACGAACCGCTAGCTTCTCAAATCCTGTATTTTTTAAAACTCAGGCTTTACGATTTTCAACCAATGGTATCCCTAGATTCATTTGTTTAGCTGAAAAAGATGATGGATATCTTTCATTACCAAGGGGTTGTATTGATGATGTAATTTCGCTGTTTGAAGATAATAAAGTTGTCCTCGAGCTCGAAGATAAACGCAAAACAGGCTGTAGGTTAACTAAGTTAGAATTTCAGGGAGAGTTAAGAAAAGAGCAAAGTAAAGCAGTAGCTACACTATTGAAACATGATGTCGGCATTCTCCATGCACCTACCGCTTTTGGTAAAACGGTTACAGCCATTGGTATCATTCATAAAAGAAAAGTTAACACGCTTATTCTCGTTCATAGTCGTCAGTTATTGACTCAATGGAAAGAACGGCTTCAAGCATTTATAGCAGGCACTGATATCGGAGTGATTGGAGCGGGAAAAAACAAACCGACTCAACAAATTGATGTTGCAACCTATCAGAGTTTGGTTAACCGTAAGGATAATAGTATTGATCCCATCATCTATGAATACGGGCAGATTATCATTGATGAATGCCATCATGTCTCCGCTCCTCAATATGAAAGATTACTTTCTGAGGTGCATGCCAAATATGTGCTTGGGATCACTGCGACACCAAACAGACAAGATGGGCATCAACCAATCATCTTCATGCAAGCAGGTGCCATTAGGTACACAGCAAGTTCTGAAGATAAAAAATTTATAAAGCAAGTGAATCTGAACAAGCTTAATTTGTCTATTCCTGCAGAATTACAAGATAACGGAAACCGCCCTCACATATCTAAAATATATCGTTGGCTCGCCACTAATGAAGAAAGAAATAAAGCCATAGTAGAAGACATTCTTATTGCAGCTAAATCAAACAGGACATCAATTGTTTTAACAGAGCGGCGTGAGCACGCTGAATTACTCACTAAAATGTTAAGCGAACAAATTGTTGAAGTAAAAATGTTACATGGCGTAATGAAAGAAAAAGAGAAACAACATATTCTCAATCATCTAGATCAAATTCAAGTTTTGGTCGCTACGGGCAAGTATGTCGGAGAAGGTTTTGATTTCCCAAAACTAGATACACTGTTTTTAGTGTTACCCATTTCTTGGAAAGGTGCTCTGACACAGTATGTAGGGCGAATTCAGAGACTGTATACAGGGAAAGAGAAAGTCATTGTGTATGACTATGTTGAGTCAGGTTTCCCCATGCTCGAAAGGATGTATAAAAAGAGAGAGAAGGGGTATGAAGCGTTAGGGTTTACAATATATAACAGCGATAATGCAGAGCAAAAACCACTAGATTTGGAGTTTAAGTAA